The following DNA comes from Nitrosarchaeum sp..
TATTCATCTCCTCCTATCATGGATGCAATTCTAACAAAAGGGTCTTCGTATTTGTCTACCAACTTTATTGATTGATAATTTTCTATTATTAATCCCTTGTTCCTCTTACTAGTACATTTTTGCCTTTTCTTGTGGGTATGATCTTTCTTTTAGCCCCAGGAAAACTATTCTTAAATTGCTCCCCTTTTTGAATGCGATCAAGAATAATGGCTAATGCACTAATCTCAGAATGAGGTTGGTTTCCAATTCCTACATTATAATCTGCAAGTTCATAGATTTCTCTTGGAACTTTTTCAGCACCTACAACTATTAGTAAATTTTCTTCTTTTCTAAGTTGTACATCTACATCATTAATGCTTTCTCCATACATCGTGAGATGAACTATTTTACTATCTTTTTTCTTCGTTTTGACAATTGATTTCCAATTATCAATAAATTCAACAACAAAATCTCCACCCCACGTATTGTTTATTTTTTCTAATGTGTCCTTAATTTCTGGATTAACTTCGGTCATGAATATTTTACTACACCCAAACGCTCTAGCAACTAAAGCTACATGTGTGGTAACTCTATCATCTCTTACTAATCGTTGTCCTATTCTTACAACTTCAATTACCATATGTATTATCAAAT
Coding sequences within:
- a CDS encoding tRNA (cytidine(56)-2'-O)-methyltransferase; protein product: MVIEVVRIGQRLVRDDRVTTHVALVARAFGCSKIFMTEVNPEIKDTLEKINNTWGGDFVVEFIDNWKSIVKTKKKDSKIVHLTMYGESINDVDVQLRKEENLLIVVGAEKVPREIYELADYNVGIGNQPHSEISALAIILDRIQKGEQFKNSFPGAKRKIIPTRKGKNVLVRGTRD